CTGCGGCTTTGTCCGCATCGTCCTCTATCGCTTCAGCACTGATGACCACCGCCGACCGGGCGATACGGGGGTGCTGGAGGCGCGTCCGCAAAACGATAGTGCCGCCCAGTCCGGCGCCGACAAGGTGGGCGCGGGTGTCATCGAGCGCGTGCATGATCGCAATGACGTCGCTGACGTACTGATCCCATCGGTGCAACGTCGGGTCGGGACAACGCGATGCTCCGTATCCTCGAATGTCAGGCAACGCAACGCGATACCGGCCAGCGAGCCGGTCAGCAAGCGGTCGCATGCTGTAGTGATCCGGACCCCCACCATGAAGCATGATGATCAGTTCGCCGCGGCCGACGACCTCCCCCATGAGGGGCCAGCCATCATCTCCGACGTGTAACGCGCGCACCACCAACTGATTCCTCCGTCGTTCCGGGATAGCGCTACGCGCGTCGACACCACACCAGCGGCCCCGGAAAGTAGCCCTTGAAGCATACCCCCAAGGGGTATATGCTCTCTTACGTATACCCGGTAGGGGTATCTACACCCGTCGAGGATAAGGAGATCGGTGATGAGCACGAGCACGTACGCCGTCGCAGGGATGACTTGCGGACATTGCGAGCTCTCGGTGCGCGAAGAGGTCAGCGAGGTCGCCGGAGTTGAAGACGTCGAAGTTAGCGCCAAGACCGGCATCCTGATCGTGACGTCGAGCCGTCCCGTCGACGACGCGCAGATCCTCAACGCCGTCGACGAGGCCGGCTACTCGGCGGTGCGTGTCGCATGAACGCCGCGGGGCGATTGACAGCGTTTGGTGCAGGACTGGCAGTGGCGTTCACGGCTGCATACGTCACCGCCGCAGCGGTCGTCCCTGATACCACGGCGACAATTGCCCAGGCCCAAACTTCCGATGCTGCAGCGGATCACAGCGCGCCGCTGACCGAGCAGACGTCGCCAGTCGTTCCCTTCGCCGATCCGCCGGGGTTGTCGTTGGCCGAAGGCGGATATGTCCTGAGCCCGGTGCGGTCCCCCAGCGCACCCGACGATCGTGGAACGTTGAGCTTCACCATCGTCGACCCGGGCGGCACGCCGCTGCTGGACTACGCGACCGTGCACGACAAGCAGCTGCACCTCATCGTGGTCCGTTCCGACGGCCAGCACTTCGCCCATGTGCACCCATGGCTGGACGCGGCCACCGGCACGTGGTCAACGCCGTGGACGTGGAACGCCGCCGGCACCTACCGCGTGTTCACCGACTTCCAACCCGCAGGGGCGGGCAGCGCCAAACTCACCCTCACCCGAACCGTGCAGGTGGCCGGTGTGTTCGTCCCGGCGGTGCCGAGTGCCACACGCACCGTGGATGAAATCGCCGGATACACCGTGAAACTCGACGGTGCACTCACCGCGGGCGTCTCCCGCCAACTCACCGCGACAGTCACGCGCGACGGCCGGCCGGTGATGACCATGCAGCCCTACCTGGGGGCTTACGGCCATCTCGTTGCCTTGCGTGAGGGAGACCTGGCGTATCTGCATGTGCACCCTGAGGGGGCCGAGCCGGTACCGGGCGGCACCGGTGGGCCTGCGGTGTCGTTCGCGGCGACCGCACCCACTGCCGGGCGCTACCTGCTCTACCTCGACTTCAAAGTCCAGGACACCGTGCACACCGCCAGCTTCGTCGTCGACGCCGCACCCGGTGGCGCCAACGAGCCCGCGCCAGAGCCGTCGCGTGACGCCGGCCATGCCGGCGGGCACTGAGCTATCCCGTCCGAATCAGAAACTGAAAGGCAGTGGCTTCATGACGACATCGACACCGGTGTCTGGCTCGAGTGTGGAACTCCGCATCGGGGGAATGACCTGCGCCTCCTGCGCCAACCGCATCGAGCGCAAGCTCAACAAGCTCGACGGCGTGGCCGCGACAGTCAATTACGCGACGGAAAAGGCCACCGTCACGGTGCCTGACGGATACGATCCGGCGCTGCTGATCGCCGAGGTGGAGAAGACGGGCTACACCGCCGCGCTCCCGACACCGGGCACGCCGATGCCCTCCGACACATCCGGTGACACCCCGCACGCCGTGGACACCCCCGACCCCGAACTGGCGTCGCTGCGGCACCGCCTGAGGGCCTCGGCCGTCCTGACGGTGCCGGTCGTCGCGATGGCGATGATCCCGGCGCTGCAGTTCACGTACTGGCAGTGGGCGTCGCTCACGCTGGCGGCCCCCGTCGTCGTGTGGGCAGCCTGGCCATTCCACCGGGCCGCCTGGGCCAATCTGCGCCACGGCACCGCGACCATGGACACCCTCATTTCCCTGGGCACCGTATCGGCATTCCTATGGTCGCTGTATGCGCTGTTTCTGGGCAGCGCCGGCACCCCAGGTATGAAGCATCCCTTCGTATTCACCCTGGCACCGTCGCACGGCTCCGCCAACATCTACCTCGAAGTCGCCGCCGGCGTAACCACGTTCATCCTGGCCGGACGCTACTTCGAGAAGCGGTCCAAACGGCAGGCCGGAGCGGCACTACGAGCCCTGCTCGACCTGGGCGCCAAAGACGTATCCGTCCTGCGCGACGGGGCGGAAACGAAGATCGCCATCGAAGAACTCGTGGTTGGCGACGAGTTCATAGTCCGTCCGGGGGAGAAGATCGCCACCGACGGCGTGGTGGTGTCCGGTTCCTCGGCTGTCGACGCCTCGATGCTGACCGGCGAAGCGGTACCCGTGGAAGTCGCTGCCGGAGACACCGTGGTCGGTGCCACCGTCAACGCCGGCGGCCGCCTGCTGGTGCGGGCCACTCGCGTCGGCTCGGACACCCAGTTGGCCCAGATGGCCCAGCTGGTCGAACGCGCCCAGACCGGCAAGGCCGAAGTGCAACGCCTGGCCGATCGCATTTCCGGCGTCTTCGTACCGATCGTCATCGCGATCGCGCTGATCACCCTCGGCGCCTGGCTGGGCGCGGGATTCTCAGTCGCCGCCGCGTTCACCGCAGCGGTCGCGGTCCTCGTCATCGCCTGCCCCTGCGCCCTCGGGCTGGCCACGCCCACCGCCCTGCTCGTGGGCACCGGTCGCGGCGCACAAATCGGCGTGCTGATCAAAGGTCCCGAGGTGCTCGAATCCACTCGCAAGGTTGACACCGTGGTGCTGGATAAGACCGGAACCGTCACCACCGGCAAAATGACGCTGGTCGATGTCATTACAACGCCGGAAACCGAACGCGCGGAGTTGCTTCGACTGGCCGGCGCCCTGGAGAACGCCTCCGAGCACCCCATTGCCCAAGCCGTCGCCGCCGCGGCGGCCGAGGAACTCCACGCCTTGCCCGTTCCGCAGGACTTCGCGAATGTCGAAGGTAAAGGCGTCCACGGCATCGTGGATGGACACGCCGTCGTCGTTGGGCGCGAATCACTTCTGGCCGACTGGGCGCAACACCTCAGCCCAGATCTGTCCCACGCCAAGACCCGCGCGCAGGCCCAGGGAAAGACGGTGGTAGCGGTCGGGTGGGACGGGCAGGCGCGCGGTGTACTCGTCATCGCTGACACCGTGAAACCGACAAGCGCACAGGCAATCTCGCAGATGCGCGACATAGGGCTGACCCCCGTGTTGCTCACCGGCGACAACGAAGCCGTCGCTCGGCAGATCGCCGCCGAAGTCGGCATCGACGACGTCATCGCCGAAGTCATGCCCGAAGGCAAGGTTGACGTCATCGCCCGCCTCCAAGCCGAAGGCAAGACGGTCGCCATGGTCGGCGACGGAGTCAACGACGCGCCCGCCCTCGCCCAAGCCGACCTCGGTCTGGCGATGGGCACCGGCACCGACGTCGCCATCGAGGCCTCCGACATCACCCTGGTGCGCGGTGATCTGCGCAGCGCCATTGACGCGATCAGGCTGTCCCGCGAAACACTGTCGACGATCAAAACCAACCTGTTCTGGGCGTTCGCCTACAACGTCGCAGCGATCCCCGTCGCAGCACTGGGCATGCTCAATCCGATGCTGGCCGGAGCCGCAATGGCATTCTCCAGCGTCTTCGTGGTGGGCAACAGCCTGCGCCTGCGCCGCTTCACAACCACTTCCGCCGACACCACCAGTTAAATCACCGCCATCTGTGAGGAGAACCAATGTCCGACATTCAGAACTCCACGTCCGGCTGCTGCTGCAGCGGCACAGCCGACAAAATCGATACCTCAGCCATCGACCCTACGGTAAGAAACCTGCTTGACCTCGGATCGCAGAACGAGACCACCTGCCCTGTAATGCCCGGCACGCCGGTGAACAAGACGGTCGCCGAAGCGGCGGGACTATTCCGTGACTACCGCGGTCGGCGTTACTGGTTCTGCTGCAAGGGATGCGGACCACGGTTCGACCGGGACCCCGACAAGTATGCCGCCGTCGCATGACCGCGACCCTCGTCGCGCACTCCTCGCCGGACACCCGAAGTTAGTCACCACCACGCACAAGGAAAGCGTCATGACCCACGCCGACAACACCAGGCACTGCCCATCAACAGGCACCACCCACCACGGCTACATCACCGATAAAGACAAATACCTCAAGCGGTTGAAGCGCATCGAAGGCCAAGCCCGCGGCATCAGCAGAATGATCGAAGAGGAGCGATACTGCATCGACATCCTGACCCAAACAGACGCGCTCACCAAAGCCCTCCAAGGCGTCGCGCTGGCACTGCTTGACGACCATCTTCGCCACTGCGTCCGTGACGCCGCCGCCACCGGCGGACCGGCCGCTGACGCCAAACTCACAGAAGCCTCTGAAGCCATCGCCCGCTTGGTGCGTTCCTAACACCCACATCATCAATGCGCGTCGACTGAAACGCGAAGTCCCCTAAGGAAAGAACATGACAAACCGCGATGATCACGGCGTAGCAACATCCCACCCCGACAGGCAGGCCCACCACCAATTCCCCAGCGGACACCCTGACACCCACCCACACGGTGAACACCACGGTCATGAGAATCACACCGGCCACACCGGCCATAGTGGCCACGGCGGTGACCACGTGGCTCAATTCCGCAAACTCTTCTGGATCAACCTGATCATCGCCATACCGGTCGTCGCGTTCTCAACCATGTTCGCGATGCTGCTCGGTTACGACGTCCCCGACTTCCCCGGCGCACGCTGGATCGCGCCGCTGCTCGGGACAGTGATGTACGTCGTCGGTGGCCGCCCCTTCCTCACCGGTGCGCTGAACGAGATCCGTTCCCGCAAACCAGGAATGATGCTCCTGATCGGGTTAGCGATCACCGTCGCCTTTTTCGCGTCCTGGGGCGCGAGCTTGGGCCTGCTCCACCACGAGCTGGAGTTCTGGTGGGAACTCGCACTTCTCATCGTCATCATGCTGCTCGGTCACTGGGTAGAAATGCGCTCGCTGGCCCAGACCACCTCAGCGCTGGACTCACTGGCCGCACTACTTCCCGACGAAGCCGAGAAGATCGACGGCGACCGCACCGTCACCGTCTCGCCGGCCGACCTGAACGTCGGCGATGTCGTTGTAGTGCGACCCGGCGGCAGCATCCCTGCCGACGGCAAGATCGTCGATGGACGCGCCGACATGGACGAGTCCATGGTGACCGGCGAATCCCGGCCCGTTACCCGCGGCGTCGGGGATCCCGTCACAGCCGGCACCGTCGCCACCGATTCCGGGCTTCGGGTCGAGATCACCGCCACCGGCGACGACACCGCCCTAGCAGGAATCCAACGCCTGGTCACCGAAGCGCAGAATTCGTCCTCGCGTGCCCAGCGCCTCGCTGACAAGGCCGCCGGCTGGCTGTTCTGGTTTGCCCTGATCACCGCCGCGATCACCGCGGCGGCATGGACGATCGTCGGCGACCCCGATGCCTCGGTGGTGCGAGCGATCACCGTGCTGGTCATCGCTTGCCCTCATGCGCTGGGCCTGGCGATACCACTGGTCGTGTCCATCGCCACCGAACGCGCCGCCAGAGGCGGCGTCTTGATCAAAGACCGGCTGGCCCTGGAAGGTATGCGCACTGTCGACGCCGTGCTGTTCGACAAGACCGGCACCCTGACCAAAGGCGAACCCACCGTCACCGCCGTCGAGGCGTCCGGAGACGACGACGGCGACACCGTGCTCGCGCTCGCCGCAGCCGCCGAGACCGACAGTGAACACCCCCTGGCGCGGGCCATCGTGAAAGCCGCCGAGGATCGGGGCTTAACCGTACCGCGCGCCAACGGCTTCTCATCCTCTCCTGCCGTCGGTGTGACCGCAACGGTCGACGGGCACGAAATCCGAGTAGGCGGCCCCCGACTCCTCGAAGAAGTCGGCGCCCAGGAGGTTCCCGCGGCCACCGCGTGGCGCGACGAAGGCGCCATCATTCTGCACGTCATCCGCGACGGAAAGGTGCTCGGCGGCCTGCGCTTGGCCGACGAGATCCGCCCCGAATCCCGCGAAGCCGTCGATGCGCTTCACAAGCTCGGCGTGCACGTCGTCATGATCACCGGCGACGCCGAAGCCGTCGCCAATAGTGTCGGCCATGAACTGGGCATCGACCGGGTGTTCGCGGGGGTGCGCCCCGAAGACAAGGCGTCGAAAGTTGCTGCCCTGCAACACGAGGGCAAGAAGGTTGCCATGGTCGGCGATGGAGTCAACGATGCCCCCGCCTTGGCGCAGGCCGATGTCGGTATCGCCATCGGTGCCGGCACTGACGTCGCCATTGCTTCCGCCGGTGTCATCCTGGCCAGTTCCGACCCCCGCTCGGTGCTGTCGGTCATCGAGCTGTCCCGCGCCAGCTACCGCAAGATGAAACAGAATCTCTGGTGGGGCGCCGGGTACAACCTCATCTCAGTGCCCCTGGCTGCTGGCGTGCTGGCACCCATCGGCATCGTGCTGCCCATGTCGGTCGGCGCCATCCTCATGTCACTGTCAACGATCGTCGTCGCGCTCAACGCGCAACTTCTGCGCCGCCTCGATTTGGCGCCCGAGGCGAGCACCCGTGCCGTTCTCAACCGTTAGGAGACGGCCCGCCATGTGGAGCATCCGGCGACCATGTGAAGTTCGAATCGCCGCTCCCAACCAAGTGGAGCTTCGCACGAAGATGAGCGAATGCAGTCGCCGGTCGAAGTTCTCGGTTATCCGTCGACCGCCGGTACCTTCGGATGCGCCGTAGACGGCGTGTAGCTGATCGACAAGCCGCCCAGTCGGAGCCGGGAAGCGGAGCAAGGAGCGCCAGTGACCGACCTCGCCACTGTCGAAAATTCGATTCGACGACGGTCGTTCGGCAACCCTGTCGACGCTCGATAGCAGCGGCAACCCCCACGCAACGGCCGTCACGTACGCAGCGGCCGGTGAAGGCACAAACCTGACGTTGTACATCACGACCCGGACTACGAACATCAAGGTGAGAAACATTCGACGACGACCACAGGTAGCCTTCGTCATTCCCGTGCCGCACCGCTTTCTCCCCATGATGCCGCCGGCAGCTATCCAATTCGCGGGGTCGGCCGAAATACTGAACCACGAAAACGCCGACGCGCGAGGGGCATTCCATGCGGACTGGTTCCTCCGTCGCATTCTCGTCGCCGAGGAGCGCATCGTCTCTCAGAGTGCTGAGCTGTGCTTCATCGCGGTCCGGCCGAGGCGATGGTTATCCACCTACGGCATCGGAATGTCGGCCCTCGACATCCTGCGTCATCCGGGCGACGCCATCGGGCGGGCAGACCTGACGGGCGGAAACTAGCCGTCAGGCCGTGGATTGGCCACTCAGGCGTAGGTCAATGCACATGGTCGTGGTCTTGGTGGTCGTCTAGCGGCGTCGCTGCCGGAAGCGGCTCGCTGATGGGCACGGGCGTAGCCTGCTCAGGCGCGCCGCCAGAGCCAGCGCCAGGCGCAGGAGCTTCGACTGGGCGCACGGCAGGCGGGGGAGACGTCGGCTCCGGATCGTGATTGTCATGGTCGTCGACGTGTTCTGCACTGGTTCCGTGACCATCGGAGGCGGGCTCCCCAGCGGGCGCTGCAGGGGATGGTTCAGGATGGCTGTGATGGTCGTCAGTCTGCCCTGCACCAGGTCCGTGGTGATGAGCCCCTGCTTCAGCGCCGGCTGGGGCGTGGTGGCCGTGCCGTAGACCAGAGGCAGCGCCCACTGTGGACGCCAACGTGACGATCCCAATCGCGCCCAGGAGCACCATGGCACTGCCGAAGGCGGGCACCGGTTCTCCTTGAAGGCCGCGGTGCCAGACCCAGCCAGCGCCCATGACGACATAGATCTGAAGCAGCAACGCGCATAGGTCCGCGGCTTGGATCAGTTCGGCTTGACCGGCGTGGGGCCCGAGCGGCGCTCCCGCGGTTCTCGACACGGACCAAAGCGCAATAACGGCAAGGTTGACCATGATGCCAAGGGCCAGCACCGGGGTGGTGGTACGGGTGAGTACTAGCCGCGCCCACAACAGTTGGAACAGCGCGATGCCAGCGAAAAACAGGCCCGCTGGCATCCATTCCTGCCAGTGGGCGGGAACGACGGCGAAATGGATGACAGAAGCGCCTAGTGAGGCGAGCGCGGCAAGCCGAGCCGCTAACCGGCTGTCGGTCTTCTTCGCTGTCCTAGGCGCCACCGAACCAGGATGACAGCGCCACCCTCGACACTGGCGGCATGAGGCCACATCTCAATACGAACGAGATTCATTCGTCATCAACTACTGCCGCCCTACGTAGATGGCTCGATGCGACCCTTGGTCTGCGCGTCTCAACCCTCGCCGTTCGGCGATAACCAACACCGGCTTCTCTTGAGACCTCGCCGATGCGGCAGTAGCGCACGTCGCTGTTCGCGTCCGGAAACGGCTCAGATTGTCGCCGGGACTACGCGTGTCACTGTGTCCTGGTGCGCAGTCGTATTTGCAGTTGTTGACGAACGTCCTGGTGGATATCAGCACGAATGGTTGGGGCAACTTCAAGTGTCGCCGCCAGTCCGTAGCGAATTGGTGCCGCCAGGCGTCCTACGTCGACGCGACAGTCGACGTTGATCTCCAGCGCATCGCTGGCAGTGAACACGACGGCCCGCTGACCTTCAAGAATCTCGTGTTGAACCGTACCGTTGCGGGACACGCGCGCTTCAGCTTCCAGGCGCTCGACTCCCAGTGGCTGACGCGGCGGCTCGAAAGATAAACGGGCCATACGATGTCGGCGCGTCGCTGTGTTGACCGGGGAAAGCCAGGCCAGGGTTATCGTCAGCCGTCGCCAGTCGGTCGTCGCAGCCAGGCTGGCCGGCAGAGGCAGTGCAAATGTCTGGCGTTGGTCGGCTGTGATGGACCCGGCGCCGAGGAGGAGAACTCTGTTGGTCGCGGCTGTGACGATCCGTTCGGCGTCGATGGCGCCGTAGCCAAGTAGCTGAGAGATGTCACGACGGTTGAGATCGGCGCCGCCGCCTATGGTGCGGGTCAGCCCCTCGCGTATGGCGCCCCAGGATGCGGCGTGAACAAGCAAAGCCTTGGCAAGCACAGGATGGTATTCGGCGGTGGCGAACGGTGGTTCGCCGTCGGCGGACTGTAGGGCTTCAAGCACATCGAAGATGTGGTCGGCGGTGCGCGTCGCGAGGGCGGTGGCATTGCTGGTTCCGTGCAGATAGGCCGTTCCGTTGAGCGCGCCGCCGTGTCCGGGTGCGGCGACGCGCATACCGGGGCCGGTGATCGTTGTTTCCGCCGGATACAAGGTCGTGGTTCCTTCGGCCGAAGGCGGACGCTGGTGCAGACTTCGACCGCCGGGCAGCAGTATCTCCGGTTTTACCGAGTTGCGGTGGCCGAAACCCACGGGACTGTAGAGCGCGGGCATTCCCGCGTCGGCGCTGTCGAGCACCGTGTCGCTGGTTGGGGTGGTCGCGGCGTCTGCATGCAGGGCTCCCACGGAGATGACGTTCACCGCCTCAGCGGGGGAGAGGAGTCGTCGACGGCGCGCCTGCGCGTACATGGCGGTGCCCACCGCGCGCCGTAGTTCGGATACATCGAGCAGCGCTGCTGCGGGGATGTCGGCATCAATGGGATGGTTGCCCGCGCTGACCAGGATCAGCACGTTGTACGTGTGGGCGAGCCAATCCAACAATTTCGCTAGGGGGCTGATTCGGCGTACGAACATCTGGATGGGGTCGCCGATGGACAAGTTGACGATTCTCACGCTGAGAGCCGCAGGATCGTGTTGGCCGTGTCGCTCGAACAGGCGTCGAAAGGCTTCGTGGATGAGGTCGACTAATAGCCGGTCCCTCAGCACGGTTTCGCCTTGGCCACTGAATGGGTGTGGCTGCATGATCGGCCGCACGTACACGCGGCGCTGTGTTGATTCGCCGGGAGCGTTGAGGTCGCCGTGGCAAATCAGCGACGCCATGGCGGTGCCGTGCTGCATCTGTGATGCGGTATAGGACGCAGCGATCTGGTCAGGATCGTCGATGATCAGACGTTCGGAGAGGACGATGTGACCGGCCATCGGCAGGCCATCGAGCAGGGCGATCCGTGGACGTCGGTCGACGGGCTTCACCGAAAACACCTCGGGCTCAACAGGTTCGTCGGAGGGCGCTGCTGACGGAAAGGTCATCGGCCGTGCCGGGGACACATACATGATGGTGTCGGTAGTCAACAGTGCGATCGCGTCGGGCCCGCGATCAAGGACCGCTTCGACCTGACTGTAGGGGATATCAGCGAGAATGGCGTGATAGCCGATGCCGGTGAGTGTCGATTGAGTGATGACTTGGCCGCCGGCTGCGGTGATGAGTTCCCGCACAGTCGTTTCGGCAACCGCCCGGCGGGCGGCATCGCGGCGGAACCACAGCTCGACTTCGACGCGGGCCGTGGTAGCTGACTGTCCCACGACGGCGACGTCTTCGCGCCAGCGCTCCAGCAGACCGGTCTCACGGACCCGATCTTGGGGTCCCCAGCGCCTCACCTCGCGCAACAGCGAAAAGACCTCGCGTAAGGGCGCTAACCCGAAAGGCATTGCTGCATCGCGGTTCTCCTGCCATCGCGCGAAGAGGGTGAGGAGCTCAACGACGGCCTGGCTGTTCGACATCACAACATAGAAACTGTCGGTCACGGCATCGTCGCTCGGTTCGCCATCGCGTACGGCGTGGAAGTCGTCGTCGGCTGCGAACTCGTCGCCATCAACTTCGAGGAGGAACTCCAGGCCGGGCACACGGGCTGCGGCTCGCGCGAACTCGGCTACGGGTGCGGCGAGGTCGAAGACCACCACAAGCTCGGGATCGGCTTCACTGGTGTCACCGTCCACGTCGACGCGCCCAGCCTGCAGAGCCTCTTGGAGAGCGGCGAACTGTGGTGCTAGCCGCTGCCCTTGCCGGGCCGGTTCCGGTCCGGCGATGCGAGTTCCAGGAAAGCGGGGCGCGCCGGTAGGTATAGGCCCGGTCACCGGGGCGCCGAACGACAGCGGTGGACGCGGAGAGGTCACATCTCCCTTATGGCGTTGCGCTGCTTGAGCCGTTCGCGCACCACATCCTCGACACGGCCATCGGGTAGCGACAACACATAGCGCCGCATGACATCCAGCGCGAACTCCTCAATGTCGGCGTAGCTGGCGCCCGCAAGCTTGTCGGCGAGGGTGCGCGGCGCCATACCGAGGTTCCCGCCGAGCCGCATACGCAGCTGCTCGAGAAAAACCGTGGCCTGTATGCGCGACGGGGGAGGCAGTGTTAACCGCACCTGAAAGCGGCGCCACGCCGCGCGGTCGAGCAGTTCGCCATGGTTGGTCGCGCAGACGGCGACGACGTGGGAGGGCAAGCGATCGATCTGTAGGAGCAACGTCGAAACGACGCGCTTGATTTCGCCGGTTTCGTGCGCGTCGGAGCGCTCCTTTGCGATGGTGTCGAACTCGTCGAAAAAGAGCACGCAGCGCCGAGTCCTTGCGAACTCGAAAACGTGATCGATTCGACTCGTTGTCTCTCCAAGAAAGCTAGATACAACTCCCTCGTAACGCACGGCGTAGAACGGCACCATCAACTCCGCTGCCAACGCTTCTGCAAGCGAGGTTTTACCGTTACCAGGCGGACCTTCCAAAAGGATGCGGTTACGCGGTTCCAGGCCGTGGCTGCGGAGAAGCTCGCTACGGTGATGCTCCTCGATGATCTCGGTCACCGCCGCCGTGACGGCAGGCGCCAGATGCACCTCTGACAATCGCCGCTTAGGCACAATTTCGGTGACCAGATCAGCGACCTGGCGGGCGGTGTCATCACGGGCGAGCAGGCTGCGAGCACCGGCAGTGGTGATCAATTCAGACAGACGATCAGCCACAAGATGGTGCTGATTATTGCGCTCCTCGGCGATGATCGCCTCCACCAGCATGCGAAAGCGGGCGACGTCGCCACGCTGCTGCGCCTCGACCAGATCAATCACCAGGTCAGACCTCGCCATGGCCCCCTCCTTGCACAATGCCGCTCGCTCGATCATTGCAGATGCGCGCACCACCGCGGGTTCAGCGCCGCACAATGTGGTGCCCTCTAGCAGCGCCAAGAGCCTCCAGATAGCTGTCCGAGGATTCCTTGCCCGCTCAGCCACCGGCCCCGCGCTGGCTGGCCCACAAGCTGCCCGGAGGTGTCACTGGAGGCGCAGTGGTGTGCCGCTAGCGATCGTCGGCGCCCGGTTGCCTAGCTGACTGGTGTGGACGCGACACCCGTTCCAATCGGCGGGATGATCATCGAGTC
The window above is part of the Mycolicibacterium rutilum genome. Proteins encoded here:
- a CDS encoding AAA family ATPase — its product is MARSDLVIDLVEAQQRGDVARFRMLVEAIIAEERNNQHHLVADRLSELITTAGARSLLARDDTARQVADLVTEIVPKRRLSEVHLAPAVTAAVTEIIEEHHRSELLRSHGLEPRNRILLEGPPGNGKTSLAEALAAELMVPFYAVRYEGVVSSFLGETTSRIDHVFEFARTRRCVLFFDEFDTIAKERSDAHETGEIKRVVSTLLLQIDRLPSHVVAVCATNHGELLDRAAWRRFQVRLTLPPPSRIQATVFLEQLRMRLGGNLGMAPRTLADKLAGASYADIEEFALDVMRRYVLSLPDGRVEDVVRERLKQRNAIREM
- a CDS encoding S8 family peptidase; the protein is MDGDTSEADPELVVVFDLAAPVAEFARAAARVPGLEFLLEVDGDEFAADDDFHAVRDGEPSDDAVTDSFYVVMSNSQAVVELLTLFARWQENRDAAMPFGLAPLREVFSLLREVRRWGPQDRVRETGLLERWREDVAVVGQSATTARVEVELWFRRDAARRAVAETTVRELITAAGGQVITQSTLTGIGYHAILADIPYSQVEAVLDRGPDAIALLTTDTIMYVSPARPMTFPSAAPSDEPVEPEVFSVKPVDRRPRIALLDGLPMAGHIVLSERLIIDDPDQIAASYTASQMQHGTAMASLICHGDLNAPGESTQRRVYVRPIMQPHPFSGQGETVLRDRLLVDLIHEAFRRLFERHGQHDPAALSVRIVNLSIGDPIQMFVRRISPLAKLLDWLAHTYNVLILVSAGNHPIDADIPAAALLDVSELRRAVGTAMYAQARRRRLLSPAEAVNVISVGALHADAATTPTSDTVLDSADAGMPALYSPVGFGHRNSVKPEILLPGGRSLHQRPPSAEGTTTLYPAETTITGPGMRVAAPGHGGALNGTAYLHGTSNATALATRTADHIFDVLEALQSADGEPPFATAEYHPVLAKALLVHAASWGAIREGLTRTIGGGADLNRRDISQLLGYGAIDAERIVTAATNRVLLLGAGSITADQRQTFALPLPASLAATTDWRRLTITLAWLSPVNTATRRHRMARLSFEPPRQPLGVERLEAEARVSRNGTVQHEILEGQRAVVFTASDALEINVDCRVDVGRLAAPIRYGLAATLEVAPTIRADIHQDVRQQLQIRLRTRTQ